The nucleotide window GGGTCGGCCGCCAGCGGGGCGGACCACGCGTCGAGGGTCACGGCCGGGTTCTCGGCGATGCGGGTCGGCATCGTCAGGCACCTCACTTCACGGACTGGTCTGATCTCCTCTACGCAGAGTGCCCGACCGACCTAAAGTCGACCTTGCGCGCGCGAAAGCGGCCCGTGCGCGGAGCACGGGCCGCCTCGCTACCGCGGGAGTGTCAGCCGCGGGCGCGCTGGTGGAACTTCCGGACCGCCAGGTACGCGGCGCCGGCGGTGATGACGACCCACCAGGCCGTCGCGAGCCAGCCGGTCGAGCCCAGGTCGGTGCCGTTCATCAGGCCGCGAACGGCGTCGATCAGCACGGTGACCGGCTGGTTTTCGACGACGACCCGCAGCACCGACGGCATCGACGCCGTCGGCACGAGCGCGCTGGTGGCGTAGGGGACGAACACGAGGATCATGCCCAGGCCGCCGGCGCCCTCGACGGTCTTGGCGATCGACCCCAGCAGCGTGGCGAGCCAGAACACGCCGGAGGCGAACAGCACCAGCAGCCCGATCGCGCCGAGCCAGCCGAGCACGCTTCCGCCCGGGCGGAAGCCGATGGCCAGGCCGACCGCGACCATCACGACGAACGAGAGCATGCTGCGCAGCACGCCCGAGGCGACGTGGCCGACCAGGACGGCCGGGCCGGCCATCGGCATCGAGCGGAACCGCTCGACCAGGCCCTGGGTGAGGTCCGCGGCCACGCCGACGACCGTGGTCGTCGAGTTGAACGCGATGCTGATGGCCAGCAGGCCCGGCACCAGGTAGTCGATGTAGGCCAGGCCGCCGGAGGTGCTGATGGCGCCGCCGAACATGAAGCGGAACAGCAGCAGGAGCACGATCGGCAGCGACACCGCCTGGAACAGCATCTCCGTGTTGCGCAGGATGTGCTTGACGTTGCGCCCGATCAGGACGCGGCAGTCGGACAGCGCCAGCGCGAACGCCGAGCGGCTCGGGGTGTCGGGGAGCTGCGCCCCTTCGACCTCCCTGGACAGGGTCTGGGTCATCGCTTCTCTCCCGCGGTTCCGGTGAGGGTGTGGAAAACGTCGTCGAGGGTCGGCTCGGAGAGCTCCAGCCCGGTGGTCTCGAGGCCGGCGTCGGCGATCTGGTTGAGCACCCGCCGGACCTGGGCGGGCTGGTCGATCGCGACGCTGACGGTGTCGTCGGTGAGCACGCCGCCGGCGACGCCGTGCGCGCGGGCCGCCTCGGCGGCGGTGGCGAAGGTGAGCTTCAGCCGCTCGGTCCCCACCTTCCGCTTCAGCTCGGCCGCCGTGCCTTCGGCGACCACGCGGCCCTTGTCGATGACCGCGATCCGGTCGGCGAGCTGGTCGGCCTCCTCGAGGTACTGCGTGGTGAGCAGGATCGTGGTGCCGCCGTCGAGCAGCTCGCGGATCGCGTCCCACATCGCCGAGCGGCTGCGCGGGTCGAGTCCGGTGGTCGGCTCGTCGAGGAACAGCACCGGCGGCGAGGTGATCAGGCTGATCGCCAGGTCGAGCCGGCGGCGCATGCCGCCGGAGTAGGTCTTGACCGGGCGGTCGGCGGCTTCGGTCAGGTCGAACTGCGCGAGCAGCTCGGTGGCCCTGCTCTTCGCCGCCGGGGTGGCCAGGTGGAACAGCCGGGCCATCATCTCCAGGTTCTCGCGGCCGGTCAGCAGCTCGTCGACCGCGGTGTTCTGGCCGGTGAGGCCGATCTGCTCGCGCACCTTGCGCTTGGGCCCGGTGAGGTCGTGGCCGTTGATCGTCACGGTGCCGCCGTCGGCCTCCAGGAGGGTGCTGAGGATCCGCACCGTCGTGGTCTTGCCGGCGCCGTTCGGGCCGAGCAGCGCGAACATCGTGCCGCGCTGCACGCTCAGGTCGACGCTTTCCAGGACGTCCACGTCGCCATAGGACTTGCGCAGCCCCCGTGCTTCGATTGCGTAGCCGGTGACCATGGGTTACCTCTCCTCGTTCGGGTCAAGATCGTTGTGGAGCACGGGAAACTCTCCGTACCAGTTGGCCACATCCCGCTCGGCGGCGGCAATAATGGCCGGGGCGGCCCGGAATAGGGGTCGACGAGATCGCTTGCGTCCCAATGTGGCGTTGGTTGCGTCCAACGCACCCAATGTGGCGTTCGGTGCGTTGAATCAGCGCTGCGGCGCGAAGCGCCTCCGTTGAGGGTGGTGGCGGGGGCATGGATGGAGCACCGAACGCCACATTGGGGCGTTTGGGGTCAGTCGTCGTCACCACCGCCGATCGCCATGCTGATCAACGCGTCGGTGTCGAGGTCGTCGATCGTGGCCTCTTCGACGGCTTCCGGTTCCGCGGTGTCCTCGTCCGGCAGGCGGACGCCGGCCAGCTCCAGCAGCCCGGCCAGGAGCCCGGCGGCCCGCAGCTTCTCCAGCGGGATGGCTGCCAGCGCGTCACGGACCCCTTGCTCCGTCGCGGTTTCCTCGACTACCTCGACCTCGGCCGGCGCGAGCTCGCCGACCAGGTGCTCGGCGAGGATCCGCGGGGTCGGGTAGTCGAAGATCAGGCTGACCGGCAGCTTCAGGCCGGTGACGAGGCTGAGCTTGTTGCGGAACCCGGTGGCGGACAGCGAGTCGAAGCCGACCTCGTTGAACGAGCGGTCCGGTTCCACCGCCTCGAGCTCGGCGTGGCCCAGCAGGGCCGCCGCGTGCGTGCGCACCAGGGTCAGCACGGCCGGGACGCGCTTGGCCACCGGCAGCCCGGCGAGCTTCTTCGCCAGCGTCTCGGTGTCCTCGGCCACGTCCTGCGCCGCCCGGCGGCCGGGGGTGCCGGCCAGGCCGCGCAGGACGGCGGGCAGGTCGTCGTCCTTCGACGATGCCAGCACGCGGGTGTCCAGCGCGATCGGCACCAGCAGCGCGTCGGTGCCGCCGGCCGCCGCGTCCAGCAGGGCCAGCCCGTCCTCAGTGGACAGTGCGGTGATGCCGGTCTCGCCGATGCGGTGGGCATCCGCGTCTTCGAGGGCCTCGCCCATGCCGCCGGCCCACAGGCCCCACGCCAGCGACGTGCCGGCGAGGCCGTCGGCCCGGCGCCGGGCGGCGAGGGCGTCGAGGAACGCGTTGGCCGCGGCGTAGCTGCCCTGGCCCGGTGCGCCGAGGACGCCGGCGGCCGAGGAGAACAGCACGAACGCGCTCAGGTCGAGGTCCCGGGTCAGCTCGTCGAGCACCGAAGCCGCGTCGGCCTTGGGCCGCAGCACGGTGTCCAACCGGGACGGCGTCAGCGACGTCAGCACGCCGTCGTCGAGGACGCCGGCCGCGTGCACGACGGCCCGCAGCGGCGCCTCCGCCGGGATCCCGGCCAGCAGCTCCGCCACGGCGTCGCGGTCGGCGACGTCGCAGGCGGCGATGGTGACGTCGGCGTCGAGGTCGGCCAGTTCGGCCGCTCCCGGTGCGTCGGCGCCCCGGCGGCTGACCAGGAGCAGGTTGCGGACGCCGTGCTCTTCGACCAGGTGCCGGGCCACGGCCGAGCCGAGCGCCCCGGTCGCGCCGGTGACCAGGACCGTGCCTTCTGCGTCCCACACCGGGGCCGCGATCGCGTCGGCCGCCTTGGCCAGCCGCGGCACCAGCACCGCGCCGGCCCGCAGCGCCACCTGCGGCTCGTCGGAGGCCGCCACCGCGGCGAGCGTCCGGCCCGCCGGGGTGCCCGCGCCGAGGTCGACGAGGGTGAGCCGGCCCGGGTGCTCGGCCTGCGCCGAGCGGACCAGCCCGGCCACCGCCGCGCCGACCGGGTCGGGGTTCTCCCCCGCCTCGGCCGCCACCGCGCCGCGGGTCACCACGATCAGCGACTCCCCCGGTCCGGCCAGCCAGGACTGCAGTTCCCCGAGCACGCGGTGCAGCTCGGTGTGGAGGTCGTCGCCGGCCACCGGCAGCACGGCCGGGCCGGTCGCCCCGGCCTCGGCGCCCAGCGCTTCGGTGAGGCCGAAGGCGTCGGTGCCCAGCACGGCCCAGTCGGTGACCTCGGCGACCGCGTCCAGTTCGACGGGCTCCCAGGCGACGCGGAACAGCGTGTCACCGCCACCGGTGGGCGCGGCCTGCGGGACGGCGGACATCGGCCGCAGCAGCAGCGACTCCACCGACGCGACCGGGGCACCGGCGCCGTCGGCGACGTCGAGTGAGACCGCGCCGGTGCCCGCCGGGCGGACGTGGACCCGCAGGGTCGTCGCGCCGACGGCGTGCAGCCGGACGCCTTCCCAGGCGAACGGCAGAGCGGGCTCGCTGCCCGCGGCGCCGGAGACGCCGATGGTGTGCAGGGCGGCGTCGAGCACGGCCGGGTGGACGCCGTAGCGGTCCACATCGGACACCGACGCCGGGAGCCGGATCTCGGCGAACGCCTCGCCGTCGCGCTTCCAGGCCGCGACGAGCCCGCGGAACGCGGGACCGTAGGCCAGCCCGTCGGCCGCCAGCTCCTCGTACGTGCCTTCGAGGTTGACCTGCTCGGCGCCGGCGGGCGGCCAGGCCGTCAGGTCGAAGCCCGCCTTCTGGGCCGCCTTCGCGAGCTTGCCGGTGGCATGCCGCGTCCACGCGCCGCTCGCGCCCTCGGGCCGCGAGTGGACGCTGAACGCGCGGCTGCCGTCGGCGCCGGGGGCGTCGAGGGCGAACTGGACGCGGACGCCGGACCGCTCCGGCACGACCAGCGGGTACTCCAGGGTCAGCTCGTCCAGGCGCGGGCAGCCGGCCTCGTCGCCGGCGCGGATCGCCATCTCGACGAACCCGGTGCCGGGGAACAGGATCGCGCCGCCGACGACGTGGTCGGCCAGCCACGGGTGCGTCCCGACGGAAAGCCGTCCGGAGAACAGCAGCCCGTCGGCGCCGGCCAGTTCGAGCGCCGACCCGAGCAGCGGGTGGTCCTCCTGGCTCGCCGAGCCGGTGGTGCTCTCCAGCCAGAAGCGCTGCCGCTGGAACGGGTAGGTCGGCAGCGCGACCGGACGGCCGCCGGTGGGCTCGTACACCGCGGCCCAGTCGACGTCGACGCCGCTGACGTGCAGCTGCGCAAGGCCGGTCAGGGCGGCGACGGCTTCGTCGTTCTCCTTGTGCAGCAGGGAGGCGAGGACGTCCGGCCGTTCGTCGAAGCACGCTGCCGTCATCGCGGCGAGCGTGGTGTCCGGGCCCAGCTCCAGGAACCGGTTGACGCCCTCGGCCGCGGCGCGGGTGACCGCGTCGGCGAACCGGACGCCTTCGCGGACCTGCTGGACCCAGTACTCCGGCGAGGTCAGGTCGGCGCCCTCGGCGACCGTCGAGACGACCGGGATCCGCGGCGAGGTGTAGGTCAGCTCCGCGGCGATCGCGCGGAACTCCTCGAGCATCGGCTCCATCAGGCGGGAGTGGAACGCGTGCGACACCTTCAGCTGCTTGGTGCGCTCGAACTTCGCCGCCACCGCGGCCACGGCGTCGGCCGCGCCCGAGATCACGACGGAGTTCGGGCCGTTGACGGCGGCGATGTCGACGCTGTCGTCGCCGACCTCCTCCGGCGTCGCTTCGATCGCCACCATCGCGCCACCGGCCGGCAGCGCCTGCATCAGCGCACCCCGGGCGACGACCAGCTTGGCCGCGTCGGCCAGGGAGAACACGCCTGCGCAGTGGGCCGCGGCGATCTCGCCGATGGAGTGGCCGAGCAGGACGTCCGGCTTGACGCCCCACGACCGCACCAGGCGGAACAGCGCGACTTCCAGCGCGAACAGCGCGGGCTGGGTGTAGCGGGTCTGGTCCAGCTCGTCGGTGACCGAGCGGATCGGGCGGTCGAGGTGCCGGTCGACTTCGGCGCAGACCTCGTCGTACGCGGCCGCGAAGGCCGGGAACTGCTCGGCGAGCCGGGCCCCCATGCCGACGCGCTGCGCACCTTGCCCGGCGAACAGGAACGCCGTGCGCCCACCGGCGGTGGCGATGCCGCTGACGACGCCGCGTGCCTCTTCTTCGTCGACCAGTGCGGCGAGCCCGCGGACGAACTGCGGCGACCGGCTGCCGATCAGCACCGCGCGGCGGTCGAACGCGCTGCGGGTGGTGGCCAGCGAGAAGCCGATGTCGGCGAGGCTGCCTTCCGGGTCTTCGTCCACATAGGACATCAACTGCTCGGCCTGTGCGCGCAGGGCCGCCGCGCCGCGGCCGGACACCGGCCACGCGACCGGACCTTCGTAGTCCTGCCCGCCGGTGACCTCGCGGCGATCGCCCTCCTCCAGGATGACGTGGGCGTTGGTGCCGCTGACGCCGAACGACGAGACACCGGCCCGGCGGATGTGCCCGTTGGGCAGCCACTTCACCGGCTCCACCAGCGGCCGGACCGCGCCCGACGACCAGTCGATCTCACTCGACGGGCGGCCGACGTGCAGCGTCGCGGGCAGCTCGCCCTGGCGCATGGCCATCACCATCTTGATGACACCCGCGGC belongs to Amycolatopsis tolypomycina and includes:
- a CDS encoding ATP-binding cassette domain-containing protein: MVTGYAIEARGLRKSYGDVDVLESVDLSVQRGTMFALLGPNGAGKTTTVRILSTLLEADGGTVTINGHDLTGPKRKVREQIGLTGQNTAVDELLTGRENLEMMARLFHLATPAAKSRATELLAQFDLTEAADRPVKTYSGGMRRRLDLAISLITSPPVLFLDEPTTGLDPRSRSAMWDAIRELLDGGTTILLTTQYLEEADQLADRIAVIDKGRVVAEGTAAELKRKVGTERLKLTFATAAEAARAHGVAGGVLTDDTVSVAIDQPAQVRRVLNQIADAGLETTGLELSEPTLDDVFHTLTGTAGEKR
- a CDS encoding ABC transporter permease, with translation MTQTLSREVEGAQLPDTPSRSAFALALSDCRVLIGRNVKHILRNTEMLFQAVSLPIVLLLLFRFMFGGAISTSGGLAYIDYLVPGLLAISIAFNSTTTVVGVAADLTQGLVERFRSMPMAGPAVLVGHVASGVLRSMLSFVVMVAVGLAIGFRPGGSVLGWLGAIGLLVLFASGVFWLATLLGSIAKTVEGAGGLGMILVFVPYATSALVPTASMPSVLRVVVENQPVTVLIDAVRGLMNGTDLGSTGWLATAWWVVITAGAAYLAVRKFHQRARG